A window of Polaribacter litorisediminis contains these coding sequences:
- a CDS encoding DUF6090 family protein: MIKLFRKNRLKMLTNNKVGAYVAYAAGEIILVIVGILIALAINEHSNNEKKLELRNSYINQLNNEADRNLKKLSVLNNEANQMLKDLNTIFKLLLDKDYDNPKLATKSFFLIVSKKFFPVTITYENLKFSGDVKLFDDLNLRNTISETYETFIPIEKLEASEQQAIEAYYENFLMPKVQFRNMGITSESYGKDIYFENMVLTRMTTIAQNKEAYTNAIESLKKLKNTFAELQNIN, from the coding sequence ATGATAAAATTATTTAGAAAAAATAGACTAAAAATGCTAACGAATAACAAAGTTGGAGCTTATGTAGCCTATGCAGCTGGAGAAATTATTTTGGTTATTGTAGGAATTCTTATTGCTTTAGCAATTAACGAACACTCAAATAATGAAAAGAAATTAGAATTAAGGAATTCTTATATTAATCAATTAAATAATGAGGCAGATCGAAATCTTAAAAAGCTTAGTGTACTGAATAATGAGGCAAACCAAATGCTAAAAGATTTAAATACAATATTTAAATTACTATTAGATAAAGATTATGATAATCCTAAATTAGCAACAAAATCTTTTTTTCTAATTGTTTCAAAGAAATTTTTTCCAGTAACAATAACTTACGAAAATTTAAAATTTTCTGGTGATGTAAAACTTTTTGATGATTTAAATTTAAGGAATACAATTTCTGAAACTTACGAAACTTTTATTCCTATAGAAAAACTCGAAGCTTCAGAACAACAAGCAATAGAGGCCTATTATGAGAACTTTTTAATGCCTAAAGTTCAATTTAGAAACATGGGTATTACTTCAGAAAGTTATGGAAAAGATATTTATTTCGAAAATATGGTTTTAACCAGAATGACCACTATTGCTCAAAATAAAGAGGCATATACCAATGCTATCGAATCATTAAAGAAACTGAAAAATACGTTTGCTGAATTACAAAATATAAATTAA
- a CDS encoding acyltransferase family protein, translating into MTTERRYDIDWLRVIAIGLLLIYHIAIIFQPWAMFIGFIRSEEALEGLWKPMTMLNVWRIPLLFFVSGMGLYFAMKKRNWRQLLLERGKRILLPFVFGYFAITPLHMYIFQEHYNMSLSYFSHMGHLWFLGNIFVYVLLLSPLFFYLKKNDDGKFKKIVSQVMSYAMGPISISLFFMLEVFFVKPQLFEMYAENWHGFFIGFLAFFFGYLFVYSGASFWQTVSKWKWLYIGLATILFVIRFTGFESISNMYFTSIESISWILGVFGLGYCYLNKPSKLLSYLSAAVYPVYIIHMFVLYVGALLILPIELHPMLQFIGITIFTFIFCFLIYEFILKRVAFLRPLFGLKWNFKTVESKTLKTSNIKSEAL; encoded by the coding sequence ATGACAACAGAAAGAAGATACGATATAGATTGGCTAAGAGTAATAGCCATTGGTTTGCTATTGATTTATCATATAGCCATTATTTTTCAACCTTGGGCAATGTTTATAGGCTTTATTCGAAGTGAAGAAGCGTTAGAAGGATTGTGGAAACCAATGACGATGTTGAATGTTTGGAGAATTCCTTTATTGTTTTTTGTATCAGGAATGGGTTTATATTTTGCAATGAAAAAAAGAAATTGGAGGCAATTATTACTAGAAAGAGGTAAAAGAATTCTATTGCCTTTTGTTTTCGGTTATTTTGCAATTACACCATTACACATGTATATTTTTCAAGAGCATTATAATATGTCATTGAGCTATTTTTCGCATATGGGGCATTTATGGTTTTTAGGAAATATTTTTGTCTATGTATTATTGTTGTCTCCGCTGTTTTTTTATTTAAAGAAAAACGACGATGGTAAATTTAAAAAAATAGTTTCTCAAGTTATGAGTTATGCTATGGGGCCAATCTCTATATCGCTTTTTTTTATGTTAGAAGTGTTTTTTGTAAAACCACAATTATTTGAAATGTATGCAGAAAACTGGCACGGATTTTTTATAGGATTTCTAGCATTCTTTTTTGGATACCTCTTTGTCTATAGTGGAGCTTCCTTTTGGCAAACAGTTTCAAAATGGAAATGGTTATATATTGGTTTGGCAACGATTCTCTTTGTTATTCGTTTTACAGGATTTGAGTCAATATCAAATATGTACTTTACTTCTATAGAATCAATCTCTTGGATATTAGGTGTCTTTGGACTTGGTTATTGCTACCTAAATAAACCAAGTAAATTACTTAGCTACTTGAGTGCTGCTGTTTATCCTGTGTATATCATTCACATGTTTGTGTTGTATGTAGGAGCCTTATTAATTTTGCCTATAGAGCTGCATCCTATGTTACAATTTATTGGAATTACAATCTTCACATTCATTTTTTGTTTCTTAATTTATGAATTCATCTTAAAAAGGGTTGCATTCTTGAGACCTTTATTTGGTTTGAAATGGAATTTTAAAACTGTGGAATCAAAAACGTTGAAAACATCTAATATCAAATCTGAAGCTTTATAA
- a CDS encoding serine hydrolase domain-containing protein, which yields MKQNKTKKMLKVLLILASLFSLTFVPWTLVKAWGKPLPDTIQEQLDEALNYDFEGMIVYIDKADQEPQSFASGWHNRESKIPAKRDALYKIASISKLYDAVAVTKLVSQGRLSLDKTLADYLPELKGQIENADKITLRLMIQHKSGIPNFTDTPRFWENPVRTYEENLALITGKSANFEPGEDYEYCNTNYLLINKIMDNELGFNNFQFIKKEVLNPLGLTNTYSSLKEVNIDNVMSGYHIGYPYDVKENDYGMHASAEDVGVFLRALNNGALFNEGEQEIYSSIYEYEHSGWVPGYQSFAKYYKDIDAVIVTFYNTTDPKLYNWNLSEIINKRIYKIVKKQK from the coding sequence ATGAAACAAAATAAAACAAAAAAGATGCTTAAAGTATTACTTATTCTTGCCAGTTTATTTTCATTGACTTTTGTTCCATGGACTTTAGTTAAAGCTTGGGGGAAACCATTACCAGATACAATTCAAGAACAATTAGACGAAGCTCTTAATTATGATTTTGAAGGAATGATTGTTTATATTGATAAAGCAGATCAAGAACCTCAAAGTTTTGCTTCAGGTTGGCATAATCGAGAATCTAAAATTCCTGCAAAAAGGGATGCTTTATATAAAATTGCTAGTATTAGTAAATTGTATGATGCAGTTGCTGTTACTAAATTAGTAAGTCAAGGTCGTCTTTCTCTTGATAAAACTTTAGCAGACTACTTACCAGAACTTAAAGGTCAAATAGAAAATGCAGATAAAATTACATTAAGACTAATGATTCAGCATAAAAGTGGTATTCCTAATTTTACAGATACTCCAAGATTTTGGGAAAATCCAGTAAGAACTTATGAAGAAAATCTTGCTTTAATTACAGGTAAATCTGCAAATTTTGAACCTGGTGAAGATTATGAATATTGCAATACAAATTATTTGTTGATTAATAAAATAATGGATAACGAATTAGGTTTTAACAATTTTCAATTCATAAAAAAAGAAGTTTTAAACCCATTGGGTTTAACAAACACATATAGTTCGCTTAAAGAAGTAAATATTGATAATGTAATGAGTGGCTATCACATTGGCTATCCTTATGATGTAAAAGAAAACGATTATGGAATGCACGCATCTGCAGAAGACGTTGGTGTTTTTCTTAGAGCATTAAACAATGGGGCTTTATTTAATGAAGGTGAGCAAGAAATATATTCCTCTATTTATGAATATGAACATTCTGGTTGGGTTCCTGGTTATCAAAGTTTTGCAAAATATTACAAAGATATTGATGCTGTAATTGTAACATTCTATAACACAACCGATCCTAAACTGTATAATTGGAATCTATCAGAAATTATAAATAAAAGAATTTATAAAATAGTAAAAAAACAAAAATAG